One Pirellulales bacterium genomic region harbors:
- a CDS encoding NUDIX domain-containing protein, whose protein sequence is MPIQSAGTLLYRGAADMLQVLLVHPSGSYNRHKPWSIPKGLPDAGESLEAAARRETWEETGVEITGPLTALGHIVYRKSRKEIHGFAAPAPAGASPRCASWEVDCAEFLPFARAREVIHPDQAPLLDRLVALLDNAD, encoded by the coding sequence ATGCCAATTCAATCCGCGGGCACGCTGCTCTATCGTGGCGCGGCAGACATGCTGCAAGTGCTCTTGGTCCACCCGTCGGGCAGCTACAATCGCCACAAACCGTGGAGCATTCCCAAAGGTTTGCCCGATGCGGGAGAATCGCTCGAGGCGGCCGCCCGCCGCGAAACCTGGGAAGAAACCGGAGTCGAGATTACCGGTCCTCTCACCGCTCTCGGCCATATCGTCTATCGCAAGAGTCGCAAGGAAATCCATGGTTTCGCCGCTCCAGCGCCCGCCGGCGCCAGTCCGCGCTGCGCCAGTTGGGAGGTGGATTGCGCCGAGTTCCTGCCATTCGCCCGGGCGCGCGAGGTTATTCATCCCGATCAGGCGCCACTGCTCGATCGACTGGTGGCCCTGCTCGATAATGCCGATTGA
- a CDS encoding exo-alpha-sialidase, giving the protein MMKCCFSIICLLGSLLSMATAGDIQTERIFGPESPGPYKHPASVTALDNGDLYLVYYGGDGEYATNTAVYGSRLKKGETTWSPPAVIADTPHRSEGNGVVWQAPDGVVWLYYVVRYGDTWSSSRIQAKLSRDRGQTWSDPIIVAWQEGMMVRGRPIALADGDYLLPIYHETGMNREWVGADTESLFLRYSPKTHQFTESSRIRSRLGNLQPSVVQLDDKHLIAYCRRGGDYEPRADGFVVRSESLDGGHTWSEGQDSQFPNPNAAIDFIKLQNGHLLLVYNNSISDRTPLTVAISQDADKTWPWRRDIATGDFDYAYPTAIQTADGKIHIVYTSHERTVINRAVFDEDAIARPEFKVTQK; this is encoded by the coding sequence GTGATGAAGTGTTGCTTCTCGATCATTTGCCTGCTGGGCAGCCTGCTTTCGATGGCTACGGCCGGCGACATTCAAACCGAGCGAATCTTTGGTCCTGAGTCGCCCGGCCCCTACAAGCATCCCGCGTCGGTCACCGCGCTCGATAACGGCGACCTGTACCTGGTGTACTACGGCGGCGATGGCGAATACGCCACCAACACCGCTGTCTACGGTTCACGTCTCAAGAAGGGCGAAACCACCTGGTCGCCGCCCGCTGTGATCGCCGACACGCCCCACCGCTCCGAAGGCAACGGCGTCGTTTGGCAAGCGCCAGATGGCGTCGTCTGGCTCTATTACGTCGTCCGCTACGGCGACACCTGGTCGTCGTCGCGCATTCAGGCCAAGCTCTCACGCGATCGTGGCCAGACCTGGAGCGATCCCATCATTGTCGCCTGGCAAGAAGGCATGATGGTCCGCGGCCGGCCAATCGCCCTCGCCGATGGCGACTATCTGCTGCCGATCTACCACGAAACCGGCATGAACCGCGAATGGGTCGGCGCCGACACCGAATCGCTCTTTCTGCGCTATAGCCCCAAGACGCATCAATTCACCGAATCGAGCCGCATTCGCTCGCGCCTCGGCAACCTGCAACCGTCCGTGGTGCAACTCGACGACAAACATCTGATCGCCTACTGCCGTCGCGGCGGCGACTACGAGCCCCGAGCCGATGGCTTCGTCGTCCGTAGCGAAAGCCTCGATGGCGGCCACACCTGGAGCGAGGGACAAGACTCGCAATTCCCCAATCCCAACGCCGCCATCGATTTCATCAAGCTACAGAACGGCCACCTGCTGCTCGTCTACAACAACAGCATTAGCGATCGCACGCCGCTGACCGTGGCCATTTCGCAAGACGCCGACAAAACCTGGCCTTGGCGGCGCGACATCGCCACCGGCGACTTCGACTATGCCTACCCCACCGCCATTCAAACGGCCGACGGCAAGATCCACATCGTCTACACGTCGCACGAGCGCACCGTCATCAATCGCGCCGTCTTCGATGAAGACGCAATCGCCCGTCCCGAATTCAAAGTCACCCAGAAGTAG